One part of the Sphingopyxis sp. PAMC25046 genome encodes these proteins:
- a CDS encoding ribose-phosphate pyrophosphokinase, producing MKLISGNSNLPLARAIADYLELPLTDTSVRRFADEEVFVEIHENVRGQDVFVVQPTNFPANDNLMELLIINDALRRASAKRITAVVPYFGYARQDRKPGPRTPISAKLVANLITTSGADRVLAIDLHAGQIQGFFDIPTDNLYAAPVMSADIQARFGGKNLMVVSPDVGGVVRARALAKRLDNAPLAIVDKRRERAGESEVMNIIGDVSGRFCILIDDIVDSAGTLCNAAAALKAAGAEGVVAYCTHGVLSGGAVARVDASELTELVITDSIMPTDAVNDSGKVRALTVAPLLGEAIKRIADETSVSSLFD from the coding sequence ATGAAACTCATCTCCGGCAACAGCAACCTGCCGCTGGCCCGCGCGATCGCGGACTATCTCGAACTGCCGCTCACCGATACCAGCGTGCGCCGCTTCGCCGACGAGGAAGTCTTCGTCGAAATCCACGAGAATGTCCGCGGGCAGGACGTGTTCGTCGTCCAGCCGACGAATTTCCCCGCGAACGACAATCTGATGGAACTGCTCATCATCAACGACGCGCTGCGCCGCGCGTCGGCGAAGCGCATCACCGCGGTCGTCCCCTATTTCGGCTATGCCCGCCAGGACCGCAAACCCGGCCCGCGCACGCCGATCTCGGCAAAGCTCGTCGCCAACCTGATCACCACCTCGGGCGCCGACCGTGTGCTCGCGATCGACCTCCACGCGGGGCAGATCCAGGGCTTCTTCGACATCCCGACCGATAACCTCTACGCCGCGCCGGTGATGAGCGCCGACATCCAGGCGCGCTTCGGCGGCAAGAATCTGATGGTCGTCTCGCCCGACGTCGGCGGCGTGGTGCGCGCCCGCGCGCTGGCGAAGCGCCTCGACAACGCCCCGCTCGCGATCGTCGACAAGCGCCGCGAGCGCGCCGGCGAATCCGAAGTAATGAACATCATCGGCGATGTTTCGGGCCGCTTCTGCATCCTGATCGACGATATCGTCGATTCGGCGGGTACGCTCTGCAACGCCGCCGCGGCGCTCAAGGCCGCGGGCGCCGAGGGCGTCGTTGCCTATTGCACCCACGGCGTGCTTTCGGGCGGCGCGGTTGCGCGCGTCGATGCGAGCGAGCTCACCGAACTCGTCATCACCGATTCGATCATGCCGACCGACGCGGTGAACGACAGCGGCAAGGTCCGCGCGCTCACCGTCGCGCCGCTGCTCGGCGAAGCGATCAAGCGCATCGCCGACGAAACGAGCGTCTCCTCGCTCTTCGACTGA
- a CDS encoding TetR/AcrR family transcriptional regulator: MPGDFPLDPIVATFARYGLRKASMEDVAAALGVSRQALYLRHGSKGALIGWATKALIDASLAAALASIEQPAKTLADRLVDALDAWVGRHMAALHASPHGVEIVAMLQRDPSDAVRTAERRLVAAMAEAIRLSGPGSAVARAGSMAQALCWTSRGLVHAVPDHASFRRQMEHIVGALVAR, translated from the coding sequence ATGCCGGGCGATTTTCCTCTCGATCCGATCGTCGCGACCTTCGCGCGCTATGGGCTGCGCAAGGCATCGATGGAGGATGTCGCCGCCGCGCTCGGCGTGTCGCGGCAGGCGCTTTATCTCCGCCATGGATCGAAGGGTGCGCTGATCGGCTGGGCGACGAAGGCGCTGATCGACGCGTCGCTCGCCGCTGCGCTCGCGAGCATCGAACAGCCGGCGAAGACGCTCGCTGACCGACTGGTCGATGCGCTCGACGCGTGGGTGGGGCGGCATATGGCGGCACTCCATGCCTCGCCGCATGGCGTCGAGATCGTCGCCATGCTCCAGCGTGATCCATCCGATGCGGTGCGCACCGCCGAACGCCGGCTGGTCGCCGCGATGGCCGAGGCGATCCGCCTCAGCGGCCCGGGATCGGCGGTCGCGCGCGCGGGCAGCATGGCGCAGGCGCTGTGCTGGACCTCGCGCGGGCTCGTCCACGCCGTGCCCGACCATGCGAGTTTCCGGAGGCAGATGGAGCATATCGTCGGCGCGCTCGTCGCGCGCTGA
- the hisN gene encoding histidinol-phosphatase, which produces MSITSDLALANRLADAAGEAIRPLFRSNWVHEAKADASPVTEADRAAEAAMRRLLDAEAPRDGIIGEEYGAERPEASRQWVLDPIDGTVSFMAGRPIFGTLIALLQDGWPILGIIDQPIAGERWVGALGQPTLFNGAPARARACRNLADAVLATTGPQYFSDHDGEHFMALAAKTSHKRMVFGGDCYNYGLLASGHIDLVVEAGLKLHDFAALAPIVEGAGGTMCDWNGDPLSADSAGHVIALGDPARLEDVIEGLACHH; this is translated from the coding sequence ATGTCGATCACCTCTGACCTCGCCCTCGCCAACCGCCTCGCCGACGCCGCCGGCGAAGCGATCCGCCCGCTCTTTCGTTCGAACTGGGTCCACGAAGCGAAGGCCGACGCCTCGCCCGTCACCGAGGCCGATCGCGCCGCCGAAGCCGCGATGCGCCGCCTGCTCGACGCCGAGGCGCCGCGCGACGGCATCATCGGCGAAGAATATGGCGCCGAGCGCCCCGAAGCCTCGCGCCAGTGGGTGCTCGACCCGATCGACGGCACCGTCAGCTTCATGGCCGGCCGCCCGATCTTCGGCACGCTGATCGCGCTGCTGCAGGACGGCTGGCCGATCCTCGGCATCATCGACCAGCCGATCGCCGGCGAACGCTGGGTCGGCGCGCTCGGGCAACCGACCCTGTTCAACGGCGCCCCGGCGCGCGCCCGTGCGTGCCGCAACCTCGCCGACGCCGTGCTTGCGACGACGGGACCGCAATATTTCAGCGATCACGACGGCGAGCATTTCATGGCGCTCGCGGCGAAGACATCGCACAAGCGGATGGTCTTCGGCGGCGACTGCTATAATTATGGCCTGCTCGCGAGCGGGCATATCGACCTGGTGGTCGAGGCGGGGCTCAAGCTCCACGACTTCGCCGCGCTCGCGCCGATCGTCGAGGGCGCCGGCGGCACGATGTGCGACTGGAACGGCGATCCGCTCAGCGCCGACAGCGCCGGGCACGTCATCGCGCTCGGCGATCCGGCGCGGCTCGAGGACGTGATCGAAGGGCTCGCCTGCCATCATTGA
- a CDS encoding GFA family protein, giving the protein MAYEGSCHCGAVTYSVEGDIPDTAMSCNCSHCRRKGFLLAFVPIDQFRLESGAERLTSYKFNKHNIDHQFCDACGCQSFSVGAGPDGSKMAAVNLRCVPAADLDALNIQKVDGASF; this is encoded by the coding sequence ATGGCTTATGAAGGAAGCTGTCACTGCGGCGCGGTGACCTATAGCGTCGAGGGCGACATTCCCGATACGGCGATGAGCTGCAACTGCTCGCACTGCCGCCGCAAGGGCTTTTTGCTCGCCTTCGTGCCGATCGACCAGTTCCGGCTCGAGAGCGGCGCCGAGCGGCTGACGTCGTACAAGTTCAACAAGCATAATATCGACCATCAATTCTGCGACGCGTGCGGGTGCCAGAGCTTTTCGGTGGGCGCCGGCCCCGATGGATCGAAGATGGCGGCGGTGAACCTGCGCTGCGTGCCCGCAGCCGACCTCGACGCGCTGAATATCCAGAAGGTCGACGGCGCGAGTTTCTGA
- the rpmI gene encoding 50S ribosomal protein L35, with translation MPKLKTKSGVKKRFKFTASGKVKHGVAGKRHRLISHNSKYIRTNRGTSVLSDSDVAHVRLWAPYGLK, from the coding sequence ATGCCCAAGTTGAAGACCAAGAGCGGTGTGAAGAAACGCTTCAAATTCACCGCCTCGGGCAAGGTGAAGCACGGCGTCGCCGGCAAGCGCCACCGCCTGATTTCGCACAACTCGAAATATATCCGCACCAACCGCGGCACCAGCGTGCTCAGCGATTCGGACGTGGCCCATGTGCGCCTCTGGGCGCCCTACGGCCTGAAGTAA
- the rplT gene encoding 50S ribosomal protein L20, with translation MSRIKRGTTTRAKHKRILDQAKGYYGRRKNTIRIAKQAVEKAGQYAYRDRKVKKRSFRALWIQRINAAVRAEGLTYSQFMHGVKLAGIDLDRKVMADLAMNEGGVFTAIIAQAKAALPKAA, from the coding sequence ATGTCACGCATCAAACGCGGCACGACCACGCGTGCCAAGCACAAGCGGATTTTGGATCAGGCGAAGGGCTATTATGGCCGTCGCAAGAACACGATCCGCATCGCCAAGCAGGCGGTCGAAAAGGCCGGCCAATATGCTTACCGCGACCGCAAGGTTAAGAAGCGCAGCTTCCGCGCCCTGTGGATCCAGCGCATCAACGCGGCGGTCCGCGCCGAAGGCCTGACCTATTCGCAGTTCATGCACGGCGTGAAGCTCGCCGGCATCGACCTCGACCGGAAGGTCATGGCCGACCTCGCGATGAACGAAGGCGGCGTGTTCACCGCAATCATCGCGCAGGCGAAGGCGGCGCTGCCCAAGGCAGCCTGA
- a CDS encoding LysR family transcriptional regulator, which translates to MDRLLTLEMFVAVANEGGFAAAARKLGSSPPAVTRGIAALEARLGTALFHRSTRAVALTDAGAAFLEQARRILADLAGAERELRGAEAEPRGQLHVTAPVMFGRLHVLPVIGELMAQHRELSARMMLIDRNVRIVEEGIDVAVRIGPLADTTLKAKRIGRVRQMLVASPAYLARRGAPATIADLAGHELIGTMGPRWTTEWRFASRRWRLDAPPRLAVNSVDGVLAAAEAGLGIANLLSYQLAEAVDAGRLISLLADEAPPPLPVHLLFEPSRAGLPSVRAFVAAMTARMRAAGLD; encoded by the coding sequence ATGGACCGGCTGCTCACGCTCGAAATGTTCGTCGCGGTCGCGAACGAAGGCGGCTTTGCCGCGGCGGCGCGCAAGCTGGGCAGTTCGCCGCCCGCGGTGACGCGCGGGATTGCGGCGCTCGAAGCGCGGCTGGGGACGGCGCTTTTTCATCGGTCGACGCGCGCGGTTGCGTTGACCGACGCGGGGGCGGCGTTTCTCGAGCAGGCGCGGCGCATCCTCGCCGATCTGGCGGGGGCCGAGCGCGAACTGCGCGGGGCGGAGGCCGAGCCGCGCGGGCAGCTGCACGTGACTGCGCCGGTGATGTTCGGACGGTTGCATGTGCTGCCCGTCATCGGCGAGTTGATGGCGCAGCACCGCGAGCTGTCGGCGCGAATGATGCTGATCGACCGCAATGTGCGCATCGTCGAGGAAGGGATCGACGTCGCGGTGCGGATCGGGCCGCTCGCCGATACGACGCTGAAGGCCAAGCGCATCGGCCGGGTGCGCCAGATGCTCGTCGCGAGCCCCGCCTATCTCGCGCGCCGCGGGGCGCCCGCGACGATCGCGGACCTGGCGGGCCACGAGCTGATCGGCACGATGGGGCCACGCTGGACGACCGAATGGCGGTTTGCATCGCGGCGCTGGCGGCTCGATGCGCCGCCGCGGCTCGCCGTCAACAGCGTCGACGGGGTGCTGGCGGCGGCCGAGGCGGGGCTGGGGATCGCCAACCTCCTCTCCTACCAGCTTGCGGAGGCTGTCGATGCGGGGCGGCTGATATCGTTGCTGGCCGACGAAGCGCCGCCGCCGCTGCCGGTTCATCTGCTGTTCGAGCCGTCGCGCGCGGGCTTGCCGTCGGTGCGCGCGTTCGTCGCCGCGATGACGGCGCGGATGCGGGCGGCGGGGTTGGATTGA
- a CDS encoding pyridoxamine 5'-phosphate oxidase family protein → MAQNYRHTLFDDAVKAEQERHGSRAAYLKMDANADGTPDALTAKEIAFIEQRDSFYIASVNAEGWPYMQHRGGPAGFLRHITGNRIGFADYRGNKQYISTANLKGNDRVSLFLMDYPNRDRLKLVGHAVSVELADDAAAVTALMPEGYRAVPERAFFIDVIGWEWNCSQHITPRFTEAEISAAVRPMATEINQLRAEIAALRAAPKGDRT, encoded by the coding sequence ATGGCGCAGAATTACCGGCATACGCTGTTCGACGACGCCGTGAAGGCCGAGCAGGAGCGCCACGGCTCGCGCGCCGCCTATCTCAAGATGGACGCGAACGCCGATGGCACCCCCGATGCGCTGACGGCAAAGGAAATCGCCTTCATCGAGCAACGCGACAGCTTCTACATCGCAAGCGTCAATGCCGAAGGCTGGCCCTATATGCAGCATCGCGGCGGCCCCGCGGGGTTCCTGCGCCATATTACCGGCAATCGCATCGGTTTCGCCGACTATCGCGGCAACAAGCAATATATCAGCACCGCGAACCTCAAGGGCAACGACCGCGTTTCGCTGTTCCTGATGGACTATCCCAACAGGGATCGGCTCAAGCTCGTCGGCCATGCGGTCAGCGTCGAGCTTGCCGACGATGCCGCCGCGGTCACCGCGCTGATGCCCGAAGGCTATCGCGCGGTCCCCGAGCGCGCCTTCTTCATCGATGTGATCGGCTGGGAATGGAATTGCTCGCAGCATATCACCCCGCGTTTCACCGAAGCCGAAATATCCGCCGCGGTCCGCCCGATGGCGACCGAAATCAACCAGCTGCGCGCCGAAATCGCAGCCTTGCGCGCCGCCCCGAAAGGAGACCGAACATGA
- a CDS encoding glutathione S-transferase N-terminal domain-containing protein, with protein MIRLYASEMSGNAHKVRMALAFLGLDWDERATDAAARKTDAFLALNPMAQIPVYAEGNFALRDSQAILAYLAARHRPGDWDGQTPEERGAIMVWLSHAANEIFNGPALLRAERLFGWSIDRDRAAAVTDRILPVVEAHLTGRDWLVGDRLTIADLAASPYLALAPDGGVDLEQWPAIRDWTRRIAALPDFPAMPGWPAEGAA; from the coding sequence ATGATCCGCCTCTATGCGTCCGAAATGTCGGGCAATGCGCACAAGGTGCGGATGGCGCTCGCTTTCCTCGGCCTCGACTGGGACGAGCGGGCGACCGACGCGGCCGCGCGCAAGACCGATGCCTTCCTTGCGCTCAACCCGATGGCGCAGATCCCCGTTTATGCCGAAGGCAATTTCGCCTTGCGCGACAGCCAGGCGATCCTCGCCTATCTCGCCGCGCGGCACCGGCCCGGCGACTGGGACGGGCAGACGCCCGAAGAACGCGGCGCGATCATGGTCTGGCTGTCGCATGCGGCGAACGAGATTTTCAACGGCCCCGCGCTGCTGCGCGCCGAGCGGCTGTTCGGCTGGTCGATCGATCGCGATCGCGCGGCCGCCGTCACCGACCGCATCCTGCCGGTGGTCGAGGCACATCTGACAGGCCGAGACTGGCTGGTCGGCGACCGGCTGACCATCGCCGACCTTGCCGCCAGCCCCTATCTCGCGCTCGCGCCCGACGGCGGGGTCGATTTAGAACAATGGCCCGCGATCCGCGACTGGACGCGGCGGATCGCGGCGCTGCCCGATTTTCCCGCCATGCCGGGCTGGCCGGCCGAAGGAGCCGCATGA
- a CDS encoding 4-oxalocrotonate tautomerase family protein produces the protein MMPYVDIRITREGATPEQKAELIAGVTDLLQRVLGKNPATTVVNIDEVDLDNWGIGGLPVLDYRALQASQSKAQKP, from the coding sequence ATGATGCCTTATGTCGACATCCGTATCACCCGCGAAGGCGCGACGCCCGAACAAAAGGCCGAACTGATCGCAGGCGTCACCGACCTGCTCCAGCGCGTGCTGGGCAAGAATCCGGCGACCACCGTCGTCAATATCGACGAGGTAGATTTGGACAATTGGGGGATCGGCGGACTGCCCGTTCTCGACTATCGCGCCTTGCAGGCCTCCCAATCGAAAGCGCAAAAGCCATGA
- a CDS encoding DMT family transporter has product MTANNAAPAFATIMFLTGVGIPILAALNGGLGARLGAPMAASMILFGLAFLIAATGALLTGSVGQVRFTPDIPAHFYFGGLFVAFYVIAVTFIAPKFGVGNAIFFVLVGQLVSAATIDHFGLFGAIRSAIDAKRVAGIALMIAGVYLARRT; this is encoded by the coding sequence ATGACCGCGAACAACGCCGCCCCCGCCTTTGCCACGATCATGTTCCTGACCGGGGTCGGCATCCCGATTCTCGCCGCCTTGAACGGCGGGCTCGGCGCGCGGCTAGGCGCCCCGATGGCCGCCTCGATGATCCTCTTCGGCCTCGCCTTCCTGATCGCGGCGACCGGCGCGCTGCTCACCGGGTCGGTCGGACAGGTCCGCTTCACCCCGGACATTCCCGCCCATTTCTATTTCGGCGGATTGTTCGTCGCCTTTTACGTCATCGCCGTGACCTTCATCGCGCCCAAATTCGGCGTCGGCAACGCGATCTTCTTCGTCCTCGTCGGCCAGCTCGTCAGCGCGGCGACGATCGACCATTTCGGCCTGTTCGGCGCGATCCGTTCGGCGATCGACGCGAAGCGCGTCGCGGGGATCGCGCTGATGATCGCCGGGGTGTATCTGGCGCGGCGCACCTGA
- a CDS encoding GFA family protein, whose translation MLKTHHGSCHCGAVKFEADLDLEAGTGKCNCSICTKKRGWNAQTKPDAFRLLTDPAALSDYQFGSNSGHHVFCKTCGVSPFGHGYVEEIGGAYVSVAIACLDDLTHAEMAALPVSHMDGAGNNWWNPPEVTSHM comes from the coding sequence ATGCTCAAGACCCATCATGGTTCGTGCCACTGCGGCGCGGTCAAATTCGAAGCCGACCTCGATCTCGAAGCGGGGACGGGCAAGTGCAATTGCTCGATCTGCACCAAGAAGCGCGGCTGGAACGCGCAGACCAAGCCCGACGCCTTTCGCCTGCTCACCGATCCTGCGGCATTGTCGGACTATCAGTTCGGGTCGAACAGCGGGCATCACGTCTTTTGCAAGACCTGCGGCGTGTCGCCCTTCGGCCACGGTTATGTCGAGGAGATCGGCGGGGCTTATGTTTCGGTGGCGATCGCGTGCCTCGACGACCTGACGCACGCCGAGATGGCGGCGCTGCCAGTGAGCCATATGGACGGCGCAGGCAACAATTGGTGGAACCCTCCGGAGGTGACGTCGCACATGTAG
- a CDS encoding YafY family protein, whose amino-acid sequence MADKTARLFAIIDTLRRHRRPVTAEALAEEQGVSVRTLYRDIQTLIALGAPVEGEAGVGYVLRPGFFLPPLMFSADELEALVLGARWVEGRQDGALSRAAGLALAKIAAASPDALRQRIDESGLWPVNSRWRESNAPLLATVREAMRAEKVLHIDYADEKGTATERSIWPAALAYFEDKQVIAAWCLLRQDFRSFRIDRIAAARIGDEGFGRRRAVLMADWWRRNGWDDAS is encoded by the coding sequence ATGGCGGACAAGACGGCGCGGCTCTTCGCGATCATCGACACGCTGCGCCGCCACCGCCGGCCGGTGACCGCCGAGGCGCTGGCCGAGGAGCAGGGCGTGTCGGTGCGCACGCTCTATCGCGACATCCAGACGCTGATCGCGCTCGGCGCGCCGGTCGAGGGCGAGGCGGGGGTCGGCTATGTGCTGCGGCCGGGATTTTTCCTGCCGCCGCTGATGTTCAGCGCCGACGAGCTGGAGGCGCTGGTGCTCGGCGCGCGCTGGGTCGAGGGGCGGCAGGACGGGGCGCTGTCGCGCGCCGCGGGGCTGGCGCTCGCGAAGATCGCGGCGGCGAGCCCCGACGCGCTTCGGCAAAGGATCGACGAGTCGGGGCTGTGGCCGGTGAACAGCCGCTGGCGCGAAAGCAATGCGCCGCTGCTCGCGACGGTGCGTGAGGCGATGCGCGCGGAAAAGGTGCTGCACATCGACTATGCCGACGAGAAGGGCACGGCGACCGAGCGGTCGATCTGGCCCGCCGCGCTCGCCTATTTCGAGGACAAGCAGGTCATCGCGGCGTGGTGCTTGCTGCGGCAGGATTTCCGCAGCTTTCGCATCGACCGCATCGCCGCGGCGCGAATCGGCGACGAAGGGTTCGGGCGGCGGCGCGCGGTGCTGATGGCCGACTGGTGGCGGCGGAACGGATGGGACGACGCCTCCTGA
- a CDS encoding DUF6265 family protein — protein sequence MRIMAAALAVLLVAASPAATVDDLGWLAGDWASEADGRWTEESWAPPRGGMMIGHSRSGRGERLREFEFLRIAAGDDGAISYIAMPQGGAAVAFRLVRQEGTSATFENAAHDYPQRIAYVRGGDTLTATISAIDGSKPRRWTYRRR from the coding sequence ATGCGGATCATGGCGGCGGCTTTGGCGGTGTTGCTGGTGGCGGCGAGCCCCGCGGCGACGGTCGACGATCTCGGCTGGCTCGCGGGCGACTGGGCGAGCGAGGCGGACGGGCGCTGGACTGAGGAAAGCTGGGCGCCCCCGCGCGGCGGCATGATGATCGGGCACAGCCGGTCGGGGCGCGGCGAGCGCTTGCGCGAGTTCGAGTTTCTGCGCATCGCGGCGGGCGACGATGGCGCGATTTCCTATATCGCGATGCCGCAGGGCGGCGCGGCGGTCGCGTTCCGGCTGGTGCGGCAGGAGGGGACAAGCGCGACCTTCGAGAATGCCGCGCATGATTATCCGCAGCGCATCGCCTATGTTCGGGGCGGCGACACGCTGACCGCGACGATCTCGGCGATCGACGGGTCGAAGCCGCGGCGCTGGACCTATCGGCGGCGCTGA
- the thiC gene encoding phosphomethylpyrimidine synthase ThiC, whose amino-acid sequence MADIDSKFESATPIGVTTGPIRGSRKIHVATQTGSGIRVAMREIDLDPHSGEPPVRVYDTSGPYTDANATIDINAGLPELRRDWIRGRGDVEEVAQREVRPEDNGQLGPDRSGGVPAFPNVRRQVLRARPGANVSQMHYARRGIITPEMEYVAERENLGRARLAEYKRDGESFGASIPDYVTPEFVRDEVARGRAIIPSNINHPESEPMAIGRNFLVKINANIGNSAVASDVAAEVDKMVWSIRWGADTVMDLSTGRNIHDTREWIIRNSPVPIGTVPIYQALEKVGGVAEDLTWEIFADTLIEQAEQGVDYFTIHAGVRLPYVPLAAKRMTGIVSRGGSIMAKWCLAHHKESFLYERFDEITEIMKAYDVAYSLGDGLRPGSIYDANDEAQFAELYTLGELTKRAWAQDVQVMIEGPGHVPMHKIKENMDKQLEACGEAPFYTLGPLTTDIAPGYDHITSGIGAAQIGWYGTAMLCYVTPKEHLGLPDRDDVKVGVVTYKLAAHAADLAKGHPAAQVRDDALSKARFEFRWRDQFNLSLDPDTAEQYHDQTLPAEGAKTAHFCSMCGPKFCSMKISQEVREFAKLQNQDSAAFIAAEEAEEGMAKMSEVYEETGRELYMGAGGREHD is encoded by the coding sequence ATGGCCGACATCGACTCGAAGTTCGAATCCGCAACCCCCATCGGCGTCACCACCGGACCCATTCGCGGCAGCCGCAAGATCCATGTCGCGACCCAGACCGGCAGCGGCATCCGCGTCGCGATGCGCGAGATCGACCTCGACCCGCACAGTGGCGAGCCCCCCGTCCGCGTCTATGACACCAGCGGGCCTTATACGGACGCCAACGCCACCATCGACATCAACGCCGGCCTGCCCGAACTGCGCCGCGACTGGATCCGGGGTCGCGGCGACGTCGAGGAAGTCGCCCAGCGCGAAGTCCGCCCCGAGGATAACGGCCAGCTCGGCCCCGACCGCTCAGGCGGCGTCCCCGCCTTCCCCAACGTCCGCCGCCAGGTCCTCCGCGCCAGGCCCGGCGCGAACGTCAGCCAGATGCACTATGCCCGCCGCGGCATCATCACGCCCGAAATGGAATATGTCGCCGAGCGCGAGAATCTCGGCCGCGCGCGCCTCGCCGAGTACAAGCGCGACGGCGAAAGCTTCGGCGCCAGCATCCCCGATTACGTCACCCCCGAATTCGTCCGCGACGAGGTTGCGCGCGGCCGCGCGATCATCCCCAGCAACATCAACCACCCCGAATCCGAGCCGATGGCGATCGGCCGCAACTTCCTCGTCAAGATCAACGCCAATATCGGCAACAGCGCGGTCGCCAGCGACGTCGCGGCCGAGGTCGACAAGATGGTCTGGTCGATCCGCTGGGGCGCCGACACCGTCATGGACCTGTCGACCGGGCGCAACATCCACGACACGCGCGAATGGATCATCCGCAATTCGCCCGTCCCGATCGGCACCGTCCCCATCTATCAGGCGCTGGAGAAAGTCGGCGGCGTCGCCGAGGATCTGACGTGGGAAATCTTCGCCGACACGCTGATCGAGCAGGCCGAACAGGGCGTCGACTATTTCACTATCCACGCGGGCGTGCGCCTGCCCTACGTCCCGCTCGCGGCGAAGCGCATGACCGGCATCGTGTCGCGCGGCGGCAGCATCATGGCGAAATGGTGCCTCGCGCATCACAAGGAAAGCTTCCTCTACGAACGCTTCGACGAGATTACCGAGATCATGAAGGCCTATGACGTCGCCTACAGCCTCGGCGACGGCCTCCGCCCCGGCAGCATCTATGACGCGAACGACGAGGCGCAGTTCGCCGAGCTCTACACGCTGGGCGAGCTCACCAAGCGCGCCTGGGCGCAGGATGTGCAGGTGATGATCGAGGGGCCGGGCCATGTCCCGATGCACAAGATCAAGGAGAATATGGACAAGCAATTGGAAGCGTGCGGCGAGGCGCCCTTCTATACGCTCGGGCCGCTCACCACCGACATTGCGCCGGGGTACGACCATATCACCAGCGGCATCGGCGCCGCGCAGATCGGCTGGTACGGCACCGCGATGCTCTGCTACGTCACGCCCAAGGAGCATCTGGGCCTACCCGACCGCGACGATGTGAAGGTCGGAGTCGTCACCTACAAGCTTGCCGCGCACGCCGCCGATCTCGCCAAGGGACACCCCGCCGCGCAGGTCCGCGACGACGCGCTATCGAAAGCGCGCTTCGAATTCCGCTGGCGCGACCAGTTCAACCTGTCGCTCGACCCCGACACGGCGGAGCAATATCACGACCAGACGCTCCCGGCGGAAGGCGCCAAGACCGCGCATTTCTGCAGCATGTGCGGGCCGAAATTCTGCTCGATGAAGATCAGCCAGGAAGTGCGCGAGTTCGCCAAGCTGCAAAATCAGGACAGCGCCGCCTTCATCGCCGCCGAAGAGGCCGAAGAGGGCATGGCGAAAATGAGCGAGGTTTATGAGGAAACCGGGCGCGAGCTGTATATGGGCGCGGGTGGACGGGAGCATGATTGA